The Sedimentisphaera salicampi genome includes a region encoding these proteins:
- the pflB gene encoding formate C-acetyltransferase: MREAWEGFKGERWKSQIDVRDFIQCNYTPYKDGSSFLEKPTQRTKDLLSQVEELQRLEQEKGGVLDIDTERASSIAAYPPGYIDKEKELIFGLQTDAPLKRGVSPFGGIRMAQQACEAYGYELSDKLEDIFNNYRTTHNDGVFRVYTKQMRTVRRSGLITGLPDAYGRGRIIGDYRRLALYGLEFLMNEKLKDKDQIGEGPMTEQRIRLLEELFKQVDFLQKLGQMAKSYGFDINKPARNAKEAIQWTYFAYLGAIKEQNGAAMSLGRTSTFFDIYIERDLAKGLLDESGAQELIDDFVLKLRLARQLRTPEYNELFAGDPTWVTEAVGGMGEDGRTLVTKSSFRILNTLNNLNPSPEPNLTVLWSDKLPVEFRKFCARISVDTDSIQYENDDLMRRGFGDDYGIACCVSAMKIGKQMQFFGARANLPKVLLCALNGGRNEITGDYVAPESEAIEGDILNYDEVMQKFLSYMDWLCELYVNTMNVIHYMHDKYAYEKLQMALHDTYAERFMAFGIAGMSVIADSLSAIKHAEVRAVRDEKGLIRDFEIKGDFPKFGNDDDRVDSIAEQIVEGFYNRLCKHETYRDAKPTLSILTITSNVVYGKKTGSTPDGRKEGEPFAPGANPMHNRDSQGALASLNSVAKLPYEACLDGISCTFSVTPQGLGAEEDERISNLVNIIGGYFKQYGHHMNVNVLNRERLEDAMENPGKYPNLTIRVSGYAVNFNRLSRAQQEEVLARTFHDKI; this comes from the coding sequence CACGAAAGACCTGCTTAGTCAAGTAGAAGAGCTTCAGAGGCTCGAGCAGGAAAAGGGCGGTGTTTTGGACATTGATACTGAAAGGGCATCGAGCATAGCGGCGTACCCGCCGGGGTATATCGATAAGGAAAAAGAGCTTATATTCGGTCTTCAAACTGACGCTCCCTTGAAGAGAGGGGTTAGCCCTTTTGGCGGCATCCGGATGGCTCAGCAGGCCTGCGAGGCCTATGGCTATGAGCTCAGCGATAAGCTTGAAGACATCTTCAATAACTATCGCACTACCCACAACGACGGTGTGTTCCGTGTGTATACCAAGCAGATGCGTACAGTACGCAGGAGCGGGCTGATAACAGGCCTGCCGGACGCATACGGCAGAGGCCGGATTATCGGTGATTACAGAAGGCTCGCACTCTACGGCCTTGAATTCCTTATGAACGAGAAGCTCAAAGACAAAGACCAGATCGGCGAAGGCCCTATGACAGAGCAGAGGATTCGTCTGCTTGAAGAGCTATTTAAGCAGGTTGATTTCCTCCAAAAACTCGGCCAGATGGCCAAATCTTACGGATTCGATATCAACAAACCCGCAAGAAACGCTAAAGAAGCCATCCAGTGGACGTATTTTGCATATCTCGGGGCTATTAAGGAGCAGAACGGCGCTGCGATGAGCCTCGGACGCACGAGCACATTCTTCGATATCTACATTGAACGTGATCTTGCTAAAGGACTGCTCGACGAAAGCGGTGCTCAGGAGCTGATTGACGATTTTGTTTTGAAGCTTCGCCTTGCCCGCCAGCTCAGAACACCTGAATATAACGAGCTCTTCGCCGGCGACCCAACTTGGGTTACAGAAGCCGTAGGCGGCATGGGAGAAGACGGCAGGACGCTTGTTACAAAGAGCAGCTTCCGCATACTCAACACCCTCAACAACCTAAACCCCTCGCCAGAGCCGAATCTTACCGTTCTCTGGTCTGATAAGCTCCCCGTGGAGTTCAGAAAGTTCTGCGCTAGGATATCGGTTGACACAGATTCTATCCAGTACGAAAATGACGACCTTATGAGAAGAGGGTTTGGCGATGATTACGGCATAGCCTGCTGCGTTTCAGCGATGAAAATCGGCAAGCAGATGCAGTTTTTCGGTGCCAGAGCGAATCTTCCTAAGGTGCTGCTTTGCGCTCTCAACGGAGGGCGAAATGAAATCACAGGCGATTATGTGGCCCCTGAGAGCGAAGCGATTGAGGGTGATATCCTAAATTATGATGAGGTTATGCAGAAATTCCTCAGCTATATGGACTGGCTGTGCGAGCTGTATGTAAACACAATGAACGTAATCCATTATATGCACGATAAATACGCCTACGAAAAGCTCCAGATGGCGCTGCACGATACCTATGCAGAGCGGTTTATGGCGTTTGGCATAGCGGGAATGAGCGTTATTGCCGATTCGCTCAGTGCGATTAAGCACGCTGAGGTTAGAGCGGTTCGTGATGAGAAAGGCCTGATCAGAGATTTCGAAATCAAGGGCGATTTCCCTAAATTCGGCAATGATGACGACCGCGTGGATTCAATCGCTGAGCAGATTGTTGAAGGCTTCTACAACCGCCTCTGCAAGCACGAAACCTACCGTGACGCAAAACCAACGCTCTCAATCCTCACAATCACATCGAATGTGGTTTACGGGAAGAAAACCGGCTCCACGCCGGACGGCAGGAAAGAAGGCGAACCCTTCGCTCCAGGAGCAAATCCCATGCATAACAGAGACAGCCAAGGCGCTCTTGCCTCGCTGAATTCTGTTGCCAAGCTGCCATATGAGGCCTGCCTTGACGGAATATCCTGCACCTTCAGCGTTACCCCGCAGGGGCTCGGAGCCGAGGAGGACGAGAGAATCTCGAACCTCGTTAATATTATCGGCGGATACTTCAAGCAGTACGGCCATCATATGAATGTCAATGTCCTTAACAGGGAACGACTCGAAGACGCCATGGAAAATCCGGGCAAATATCCAAATCTCACTATAAGGGTTTCCGGATATGCGGTGAACTTCAACCGCCTTTCAAGGGCGCAGCAGGAAGAAGTTCTCGCCCGAACTTTCCACGATAAGATTTAA